Proteins encoded by one window of Flavobacterium sp. N502540:
- a CDS encoding ArsR/SmtB family transcription factor, translated as MESIEIFKALANKSRLQMLEWLKEPEINFPDQLQHSGFEHGVCVGQIQAKAGLTQSTVSEYLSILQRAGFIESKRVGQWTYYKRNEGAFEALSKLIQSNL; from the coding sequence ATGGAATCTATAGAAATCTTTAAAGCATTAGCCAACAAATCCAGATTACAAATGCTGGAATGGTTAAAAGAACCCGAAATCAACTTCCCGGATCAGCTTCAGCACTCGGGATTTGAGCATGGGGTTTGCGTGGGTCAGATACAAGCCAAAGCGGGTCTTACCCAATCGACAGTCTCAGAATACCTGTCTATTTTACAACGCGCCGGATTTATCGAATCTAAACGTGTTGGACAATGGACTTATTATAAACGTAACGAAGGTGCCTTTGAAGCACTCAGTAAATTAATTCAATCTAATTTGTAA
- a CDS encoding acyltransferase family protein has protein sequence MNSNSMEIKPKKHYEILDGLRGVAAILVVIFHILEAFNEGSRFKQIMNHGYLAVDFFFLLSGFVVAYAYDDRWEKMSQWEFYKRRLIRLQPMVIMGMVIGALFYYFQASEVAFPQIATMPVWKLILVMLAGFVLIPLPPSMEIRGWGETFPLNGPAWSLFFEYIANILYALFFRKFSNKVLGFLVLIFAGMLVQYTVFGPKGDVIGGWSLTMQELYVGFTRLLYPFFAGILLSRLGKLIHIKGAFWVCSILIIVIFSIPRLGDENSLWINGLYESIAIILLFPLIVAIGAGGEIKNPLSLKICKALGDISYPIYIIHYPLIYCYMAWVFDHKIPLKDGYVVGIGVLVSSVVIAYLCLKFYDEPVRNWLQNKFQKRKVS, from the coding sequence ATGAATTCAAATTCAATGGAAATTAAACCCAAGAAGCATTATGAAATTTTAGACGGCTTACGTGGAGTAGCCGCAATTTTAGTAGTTATTTTTCACATTTTGGAAGCCTTTAATGAAGGAAGCCGATTTAAGCAGATCATGAATCATGGTTATTTAGCAGTCGATTTCTTTTTTCTTTTATCAGGATTCGTGGTAGCGTACGCCTATGACGATCGCTGGGAGAAAATGTCACAATGGGAATTTTACAAACGACGTTTAATCCGATTACAGCCTATGGTTATAATGGGAATGGTTATTGGAGCGCTGTTTTATTATTTTCAGGCTTCAGAAGTCGCTTTCCCTCAAATTGCCACAATGCCCGTATGGAAACTGATTTTAGTAATGCTGGCTGGGTTTGTACTGATACCGCTTCCGCCTTCAATGGAAATTAGAGGCTGGGGAGAAACGTTTCCGCTTAACGGACCGGCATGGTCGCTTTTCTTTGAGTATATCGCTAATATTCTGTATGCGTTGTTCTTTCGTAAATTCTCGAATAAAGTCTTAGGATTTCTGGTATTGATTTTCGCGGGAATGCTTGTTCAATATACTGTTTTTGGTCCAAAAGGAGATGTTATTGGCGGTTGGTCCCTAACGATGCAGGAATTGTATGTTGGATTTACCCGTTTGTTATATCCTTTCTTTGCCGGGATTTTGCTTTCCCGTTTAGGAAAACTCATTCACATCAAAGGCGCTTTTTGGGTTTGCAGCATTCTTATAATCGTTATTTTCAGCATACCAAGATTGGGTGATGAAAACAGTTTGTGGATAAACGGTTTGTATGAATCCATCGCCATTATACTGCTGTTTCCTTTAATTGTAGCTATTGGAGCAGGAGGAGAGATAAAAAATCCGCTTTCACTAAAAATATGCAAGGCTTTGGGAGATATTTCGTATCCAATTTATATTATCCATTATCCGTTGATTTATTGTTATATGGCTTGGGTATTTGATCATAAAATTCCTTTAAAAGACGGTTATGTCGTGGGAATAGGAGTTTTAGTTTCTAGTGTAGTGATAGCCTACCTGTGTTTGAAGTTTTATGACGAACCTGTTCGCAACTGGCTTCAGAATAAATTTCAAAAAAGAAAAGTTTCTTAA
- a CDS encoding TlpA family protein disulfide reductase, with product MKKTLLILGFLCCAVTSSKAQVVGTDIGDIAPEIDLPDTKGNNIVLSSLRGELVLVDFWASWCGPCIKEQPELIKLYNTYSGKFSIYSVSMDTKKALWTGAIAKQKLPWTQVSDLKYWNSPVIGDYMLQSVPLNFLIDKNGIILAKNIHGNALNEMLKSLLTAQ from the coding sequence ATGAAAAAAACACTACTTATTTTAGGTTTCCTATGCTGTGCCGTCACGAGTTCGAAAGCTCAGGTGGTAGGAACCGATATTGGCGACATTGCTCCCGAAATTGATTTACCGGATACAAAAGGAAATAATATTGTGCTTTCTTCTTTACGAGGAGAGCTTGTTTTAGTTGACTTTTGGGCTTCGTGGTGCGGTCCCTGCATAAAAGAGCAGCCTGAATTGATAAAACTGTACAACACTTATTCCGGTAAGTTTTCTATTTACAGTGTTTCAATGGACACGAAAAAAGCTCTTTGGACCGGAGCCATTGCAAAACAAAAACTGCCATGGACTCAGGTAAGTGATTTAAAATACTGGAATTCTCCGGTTATTGGCGATTATATGCTTCAATCAGTGCCTTTGAATTTTTTGATTGATAAAAATGGAATCATACTGGCAAAAAATATTCATGGAAACGCATTGAATGAAATGTTGAAAAGCTTACTTACGGCTCAGTAA
- a CDS encoding glycoside hydrolase family 3 C-terminal domain-containing protein, whose translation MFKNVKTIVVLLLLSSVGASAQHKIPVYLDDKKSINERVEDALARMTTDEKIAMIHAQSKFSSPGVPRLGIPENWMTDGPHGIRTEVLWDEWDQAGWTNDSCIAFPALTALSATWNKELSSLYGKSIGEEARYRNKNVLLGPGVNIYRSPLNGRNFEYMGEDPFLTSKMVVPYIKGVQANGVAACVKHFALNNQEIGRNTVNVIVDDRALYEIYLPAFKAAVQEGDTWAIMGAYNKYKGQHCCHNEFLLNDILRGEWGFKGVVVSDWGGVHDTKQAIHNGLDMEFGSWTNGLSWGTSNAYDNYFLAKPYSVMIAKGEVGTKELDEKVRRILRLSFLTTMNKNRPFGSFGTEEHAKAGLKIAEEGIVLLQNNNNILPINLSKTKKIAVIGENAIKMMTVGGGSSSLKARYEITPLEGLKKRIGNQAEITYARGYVGDPTSNYNGVIAKVSLEDKRSAAELTAEAVKVAAAADIVLFIGGTNKSDKQDAEGFDRLDLGLSYGQDQLIAELVKVNKNIVFVNISGNAVAMPWVKDVPGIVQGWFLGTEAGNALAAVLVGDVNPSGKLSFTFPVKLSDNGAHALGEFPGGDDVTYKESIFVGYRWADKQKAKPLFSFGHGLSYTTFQYGKATADKKQMGADDQITFSVKVKNTGTREGSEVVQLYISDLKSSLPRPVKELKGFEKISLQPGEEKTVTFTIDKTALSFFDDKKHDWVAEPGAFEAIIGASSTAIKSKVSFSLQ comes from the coding sequence ATGTTTAAAAACGTTAAAACAATTGTTGTTTTACTATTGTTGAGCTCTGTCGGTGCAAGTGCACAGCATAAAATTCCGGTTTATTTAGACGATAAAAAATCGATTAATGAACGCGTAGAAGATGCCCTTGCAAGAATGACAACCGATGAGAAAATTGCCATGATACATGCGCAGTCAAAATTCAGCTCACCGGGCGTACCGCGGTTGGGTATTCCGGAAAACTGGATGACCGACGGACCACACGGAATTCGTACCGAAGTTTTATGGGATGAATGGGATCAGGCAGGATGGACTAATGATTCCTGTATTGCTTTTCCGGCTTTAACCGCACTTTCTGCTACGTGGAACAAAGAATTATCGTCTCTATACGGTAAATCTATAGGAGAAGAAGCGCGTTACCGTAATAAAAATGTATTATTAGGTCCCGGTGTTAACATTTACAGATCACCTCTAAACGGTCGTAATTTTGAATACATGGGAGAAGATCCTTTCCTGACTTCAAAAATGGTTGTTCCTTATATCAAAGGGGTACAGGCAAACGGAGTTGCTGCCTGCGTTAAACATTTCGCTTTAAACAATCAGGAAATAGGGCGTAATACCGTTAATGTAATCGTTGATGACCGTGCTTTATACGAAATTTATTTACCGGCTTTTAAAGCTGCCGTTCAGGAAGGAGATACCTGGGCAATTATGGGAGCATATAATAAATACAAAGGGCAACACTGCTGTCATAATGAGTTTTTACTGAATGATATTCTGCGCGGAGAATGGGGCTTCAAAGGAGTTGTAGTGTCAGACTGGGGAGGAGTTCATGATACCAAACAGGCTATTCACAATGGATTGGACATGGAGTTTGGTTCCTGGACAAACGGACTTTCATGGGGAACCAGTAATGCTTATGACAATTACTTTTTAGCAAAACCATATTCTGTAATGATTGCAAAAGGCGAGGTTGGAACAAAAGAACTGGACGAGAAAGTACGTCGTATTTTACGTCTGTCATTCTTAACGACGATGAATAAAAACAGACCTTTCGGTTCTTTTGGAACAGAAGAACACGCCAAAGCAGGTTTGAAAATCGCCGAGGAAGGAATTGTGCTGCTTCAAAACAACAATAACATTTTGCCAATTAACCTTTCAAAAACAAAGAAAATTGCGGTGATTGGAGAAAATGCTATCAAAATGATGACCGTTGGAGGAGGAAGTTCTTCATTGAAAGCCAGATACGAAATTACGCCGCTTGAGGGATTAAAGAAAAGAATCGGAAATCAGGCCGAAATTACTTACGCTCGCGGGTATGTGGGAGATCCTACAAGTAATTATAACGGAGTAATAGCCAAAGTAAGTCTGGAAGACAAACGTTCTGCTGCCGAGTTAACTGCTGAGGCTGTAAAAGTAGCTGCAGCTGCAGATATCGTTTTGTTTATAGGAGGTACAAATAAAAGTGATAAACAAGATGCTGAAGGTTTTGATCGTTTGGATTTAGGGCTTTCGTATGGTCAGGATCAGTTGATAGCAGAATTGGTGAAAGTAAATAAAAACATCGTTTTTGTGAATATTTCAGGAAATGCAGTGGCAATGCCATGGGTAAAAGATGTTCCGGGAATTGTACAAGGCTGGTTTTTGGGTACAGAAGCAGGAAATGCTTTAGCAGCTGTTTTAGTAGGAGATGTAAACCCTTCGGGGAAACTGTCGTTTACTTTTCCTGTGAAATTATCAGATAACGGAGCTCATGCATTGGGTGAATTTCCTGGCGGAGATGACGTTACATACAAGGAAAGTATTTTCGTAGGTTACCGTTGGGCCGACAAGCAAAAAGCAAAGCCATTGTTCTCTTTTGGGCATGGGTTGAGTTATACGACTTTTCAATATGGAAAAGCAACAGCTGATAAAAAACAAATGGGAGCGGACGATCAGATCACTTTTTCGGTAAAAGTAAAGAATACCGGAACAAGAGAAGGTTCAGAAGTAGTTCAGCTTTATATCAGTGACTTGAAATCTTCATTACCTCGTCCGGTTAAGGAATTGAAAGGATTTGAGAAAATTTCCCTTCAGCCGGGAGAAGAAAAAACAGTGACTTTTACCATCGATAAAACAGCACTTAGCTTTTTCGACGATAAAAAACACGACTGGGTAGCTGAACCGGGAGCTTTTGAAGCCATCATCGGAGCCTCTTCTACTGCTATAAAATCTAAAGTGAGTTTTTCACTTCAATAA
- a CDS encoding NADH:flavin oxidoreductase encodes MSTNNLFSPFNLKTLNLKNRIVMAPMTRSFSPNGIPTDEVASYYQKRAEGEVGLILSEGTVIDRPSSSNDANVPHFYGEEALNGWKKVIEEVHTAGGQMGPQIWHMGIMDNHHSGWVPPVPFEGPSGLNRPGFSNGNTMSEKDVEETIIAFGKAAADAKRLGFDTIEIHGAHGYLIDQFFRAETNLRTDIYGGKTLPERSRFAIEVVKEIRRQVGNDFAVIMRFSQFKPSDYNYKLAKNPQELEAWLSPIVDSGVDILHCSQRRFWEPEFEESDLNFAGWAKKVTGAPTITVGSVGLSSDFFGAFAGESSEPTSLEELNRRFDRGDFDLVAVGRPLLSDPNWVAKIKAGHTDQLKGFSKEALGQLVLE; translated from the coding sequence ATGAGTACAAACAACCTGTTTTCGCCATTTAACTTAAAAACGTTAAATCTTAAAAACCGAATCGTAATGGCGCCTATGACGCGCTCCTTTTCTCCAAACGGAATTCCAACTGACGAAGTAGCTTCTTACTATCAAAAAAGAGCTGAAGGCGAAGTTGGTTTAATATTATCAGAAGGAACTGTTATCGACAGACCTTCGTCGTCAAACGATGCTAATGTTCCTCATTTTTATGGCGAAGAAGCCTTAAATGGATGGAAAAAAGTAATTGAAGAGGTTCATACCGCCGGAGGTCAAATGGGCCCGCAAATCTGGCATATGGGAATTATGGACAATCATCATTCAGGATGGGTTCCTCCAGTGCCTTTTGAAGGACCGTCGGGCTTAAACCGACCTGGTTTTAGTAATGGAAACACCATGTCAGAGAAAGACGTTGAAGAGACTATTATCGCTTTTGGAAAAGCAGCCGCCGATGCTAAAAGACTGGGATTTGATACGATCGAAATTCACGGTGCGCACGGTTATCTAATTGACCAGTTCTTTAGAGCAGAAACTAATTTGCGTACAGATATTTATGGTGGAAAAACATTACCGGAACGCAGCCGCTTTGCTATTGAAGTCGTAAAAGAAATCAGAAGACAAGTCGGTAACGATTTTGCTGTGATTATGAGATTTTCTCAGTTTAAACCTTCTGATTACAACTATAAACTGGCTAAAAACCCACAGGAATTAGAAGCCTGGTTAAGCCCTATTGTAGATTCCGGAGTAGATATTCTACATTGTTCACAACGTCGTTTCTGGGAGCCTGAATTTGAAGAATCTGATTTGAATTTTGCAGGCTGGGCCAAAAAAGTTACCGGAGCACCAACTATTACAGTAGGTTCTGTTGGACTTTCAAGCGATTTCTTTGGCGCTTTTGCAGGAGAAAGTTCTGAGCCAACTTCTTTAGAGGAATTAAACAGACGTTTCGACAGAGGCGATTTTGATTTGGTTGCCGTGGGAAGACCTCTTTTATCTGATCCTAACTGGGTGGCCAAAATCAAAGCAGGTCATACGGATCAATTAAAAGGCTTCAGCAAAGAAGCATTAGGACAATTGGTTTTAGAGTAA
- a CDS encoding acyl-CoA dehydrogenase: MKNTKLQAFTPLFYLVWSDDLLTQKEFVTIHEFINDLTWLSPEEKQQLLSRVDISNPPGRNELTQWKLDIEKSIENKENIRSIFDIAVALSEKDLDISTLKSNFIQLENDLGILGEEALQNFKTKASSFTSNSQTNSEFDVQKITALLNGKEAEIINRVKVIISRPEFAYETSTDINVYRQTVYNWCKLLAEENLGNMAYPKQYGGGENIADYFAIMETLSYHDLSLVIKFGVQFGLWGMSVQSLGTEKHYAKYLKDIGTLKIPGCFAMTETHHGSNVKGLETTATYNHADQTFIIHTPNKNAQKEYIGNAAVHGQMATVFAKLIIDDHDYGVNAFVVLLRDTNGVVVKGVTIGDCGHKMGLNGVDNGTISFDQVVIPKENMLDRFASVNDKGEFESPIPSDNRRFFTMLGTLVGGRIGIPRSALAAAKSGLTIAIRYSDQRRQFGPEGGSEVPILNYRMHQRRLIPPLAKTYAVHFALQYLTHRFLNRTEDEMQEIEALAAGMKSYSTWSTRDILQECREACGGKGYLSENRIDALKNDTEIYTTFEGDNTVLMQLVAKNRLSEFRKSFGEMGSLGIINYVYENAKTALTEKNPIATRKTDDEHLLDGDFHLQAFVHREKTILASAARRIKKLVDGGLEPYDAFNVVQHQMIDVAQAYLDRVVLEQFQLAIQSVEDSKTKEILTKLNQLYALSQLEKNKAWYLEDGYMEAIKTKAIRKIVNQLCWDIRPDAVTLVNAFDIPESCLSAPIAV; the protein is encoded by the coding sequence ATGAAAAATACCAAACTCCAGGCCTTTACTCCTTTGTTTTATTTAGTGTGGTCCGATGATTTACTAACTCAGAAAGAGTTTGTTACCATTCACGAATTTATCAATGATCTTACTTGGCTTTCGCCTGAAGAAAAACAGCAATTGCTTTCCAGAGTTGATATTTCAAATCCGCCTGGCCGAAATGAACTGACACAATGGAAATTGGATATAGAGAAAAGCATTGAAAATAAAGAAAATATCAGATCGATTTTTGATATTGCGGTGGCACTTTCAGAAAAGGATCTGGACATTTCGACCTTAAAATCAAATTTTATCCAACTGGAAAATGATCTTGGAATTTTAGGGGAAGAAGCGCTTCAGAATTTTAAAACAAAAGCGAGTTCCTTTACATCAAACTCTCAGACCAATAGTGAGTTTGATGTTCAAAAAATTACAGCCCTTTTAAATGGTAAAGAAGCCGAGATAATCAATAGAGTAAAAGTAATTATTTCAAGACCTGAATTTGCATACGAAACTTCGACAGATATTAATGTGTATCGTCAGACGGTTTACAATTGGTGTAAGCTGCTCGCAGAAGAAAATCTTGGCAATATGGCCTATCCAAAACAATATGGAGGAGGAGAAAACATAGCCGATTATTTTGCGATTATGGAAACCTTGAGTTATCATGACCTGAGTTTGGTAATCAAATTTGGTGTTCAGTTCGGACTTTGGGGCATGAGTGTTCAATCGTTAGGGACAGAAAAACATTATGCTAAATATTTAAAAGACATTGGAACATTAAAAATTCCGGGCTGTTTTGCCATGACCGAAACACATCATGGTTCTAATGTAAAAGGACTTGAAACGACAGCAACTTATAATCATGCGGACCAGACTTTTATCATTCATACGCCAAATAAAAATGCTCAAAAAGAATATATTGGAAATGCGGCCGTTCACGGTCAGATGGCAACCGTTTTTGCAAAATTAATCATTGACGATCACGATTATGGTGTAAATGCATTTGTTGTCCTATTAAGAGATACTAATGGAGTGGTTGTAAAAGGAGTTACGATAGGGGATTGCGGACATAAGATGGGTTTGAATGGAGTAGATAACGGAACCATTAGTTTCGATCAGGTAGTGATTCCGAAAGAAAATATGCTGGATCGTTTCGCCTCTGTAAATGACAAAGGGGAATTTGAAAGTCCGATTCCGAGTGATAACAGACGTTTTTTTACCATGTTAGGGACTTTGGTAGGCGGTCGCATTGGGATTCCCCGTTCAGCGTTGGCGGCAGCCAAATCCGGACTGACAATTGCCATTCGATACAGCGATCAGCGCAGACAGTTTGGACCTGAAGGCGGATCAGAAGTTCCGATTTTGAATTATAGAATGCACCAACGTCGATTGATTCCGCCATTGGCAAAAACATATGCTGTGCATTTTGCGTTGCAGTACCTTACCCATCGCTTTTTAAACAGAACTGAAGATGAAATGCAGGAAATTGAAGCACTGGCCGCAGGAATGAAGTCCTATTCGACCTGGAGTACAAGAGATATCCTTCAGGAATGCCGTGAAGCCTGCGGTGGAAAGGGATATTTATCAGAGAACCGAATCGATGCTTTAAAAAACGATACCGAAATTTATACCACTTTTGAAGGTGATAATACTGTTTTGATGCAGTTGGTAGCGAAAAACAGGCTCTCAGAATTCAGAAAATCTTTTGGAGAAATGGGCTCGTTAGGGATTATCAATTATGTATATGAAAATGCAAAAACGGCACTTACCGAGAAAAACCCAATAGCAACCAGAAAAACGGATGACGAACATTTGCTGGATGGGGATTTTCATTTGCAGGCATTTGTTCACAGAGAGAAAACAATTTTAGCTTCGGCAGCACGACGCATCAAAAAACTAGTTGATGGAGGTTTAGAACCTTACGACGCTTTTAATGTCGTGCAGCACCAAATGATCGACGTGGCTCAGGCTTATCTGGACAGAGTGGTGCTGGAGCAATTTCAACTGGCGATTCAATCAGTAGAAGATAGTAAGACAAAAGAAATTCTGACGAAACTCAATCAGTTGTATGCGCTTTCACAATTAGAAAAAAATAAAGCCTGGTATCTCGAGGACGGTTATATGGAAGCCATCAAAACCAAAGCAATTCGTAAAATAGTGAATCAGCTTTGTTGGGATATCCGACCGGATGCGGTGACCCTGGTGAATGCTTTTGATATTCCGGAGAGCTGTCTGTCTGCACCAATTGCGGTTTAG
- a CDS encoding DUF6377 domain-containing protein: MKNYLLFLLFIILGSPAYSADSTDSIIDKLNEALKNKAHYVHLREERILNFKKIKSDDLTKEQEYDYNQSLYSQYLKFNSDSAILYVKKNLKIASELQNADLLNLANLQLVTLYSSSGKYRESEAILKSIPKKELSKKLLPNYYSAYREFLEHYAANSDDVKYIEQINKYRDSLLTVLDPTTLNFRITRIEQEMSEKKFAAAEKKLLDLLKKAKDDHPQYAMITYLLASIYKETKQLEFQKKYYALSATADLKTANKDNASLQELALFFYEANDVDMAYKLTQSAIEDALYCNVQFRTLLMSEVYSIINTVYLEKEAKRKTELQLYLLCISLLSVFLVVAVIYVYKQMKKVSRIRTELYHTSQKLAELNKDITETNNQLQERNAQLSESNHVKEEYIAHFFSLCSAYINKLENYRVTLNKKATAKQFDEIYKVLKSTTLVDNELEELYKNFDIIFLNLYPTFVKDFNALLIPEEQIVLKQGELMNTELRIFALIRLGITDSVKIAAFLRYSLSTIYNYRTRARNKAAVSRNDFEEMVAKIGLISVKL; the protein is encoded by the coding sequence TTGAAAAATTATCTGCTGTTTCTTCTCTTTATCATTTTAGGAAGTCCTGCTTATTCAGCGGACAGCACAGATAGTATTATCGATAAGTTAAATGAAGCTTTAAAGAACAAAGCTCATTATGTTCATTTGAGAGAAGAACGTATTTTAAATTTCAAAAAAATAAAATCCGATGATTTAACGAAAGAGCAGGAGTACGATTACAACCAAAGTTTGTACAGTCAATATCTGAAATTCAATTCTGATTCGGCTATTTTATATGTCAAGAAAAATCTGAAAATCGCCAGCGAGCTTCAAAATGCCGATTTACTGAATCTGGCCAATCTGCAATTGGTAACATTGTACTCTTCATCAGGAAAATATCGCGAATCTGAGGCCATTTTAAAAAGTATTCCTAAAAAGGAATTGTCTAAAAAACTACTTCCTAACTATTATAGTGCCTATCGCGAGTTTTTGGAACATTATGCTGCCAATAGTGACGATGTAAAGTACATTGAGCAAATTAACAAGTACCGTGATTCGCTGCTCACTGTTTTAGATCCTACCACATTAAACTTTCGAATTACCAGAATTGAGCAGGAGATGTCGGAGAAAAAGTTTGCTGCAGCTGAAAAAAAGTTGTTGGATTTATTGAAAAAAGCAAAAGACGATCATCCGCAATATGCCATGATTACTTATCTTTTGGCAAGTATCTATAAAGAAACAAAGCAGCTGGAATTTCAAAAAAAATATTATGCACTTTCAGCCACTGCCGATCTAAAAACCGCAAACAAGGACAATGCTTCTCTTCAGGAACTGGCTTTGTTTTTTTATGAAGCCAATGATGTTGACATGGCTTATAAGCTAACACAATCGGCTATTGAAGATGCCTTGTATTGCAATGTTCAGTTTCGTACCCTTTTAATGTCAGAGGTATATTCGATCATCAACACCGTTTACTTAGAAAAAGAAGCTAAGAGAAAAACGGAACTTCAACTGTATCTTTTGTGCATCAGTTTGTTATCGGTATTTTTAGTTGTTGCGGTGATTTACGTTTACAAACAAATGAAAAAAGTATCGCGAATCAGGACAGAATTGTATCATACGAGTCAAAAATTAGCCGAATTAAACAAAGACATTACAGAAACCAACAATCAGCTACAAGAAAGAAATGCACAATTGTCGGAATCCAACCATGTTAAAGAAGAATACATTGCACATTTTTTCAGCCTTTGTTCAGCCTATATCAACAAATTAGAAAATTATCGTGTCACTTTAAATAAAAAAGCGACCGCCAAACAATTTGATGAAATCTACAAAGTATTGAAATCAACCACTCTCGTAGATAACGAACTGGAAGAATTATACAAAAATTTTGACATCATCTTTTTGAATTTATATCCCACTTTTGTAAAAGATTTCAACGCGCTTTTAATTCCGGAAGAGCAGATTGTTTTAAAACAAGGAGAACTGATGAATACAGAACTTCGAATCTTTGCTTTGATTCGTTTAGGAATTACGGACAGTGTAAAAATTGCAGCGTTTTTGCGTTACTCTTTGAGCACCATTTACAATTACCGAACCAGAGCACGAAATAAAGCCGCAGTTTCCCGAAATGATTTTGAAGAAATGGTCGCAAAAATTGGCTTAATATCCGTAAAACTTTAG
- a CDS encoding 5-carboxymethyl-2-hydroxymuconate Delta-isomerase: MPHFVIDCSENVIRLKSADDIMQEIYHTALATNLFVPTDIKVRIHPFSYYNNGNSSDDFIHVFAYILEGRNTDQKAGLSKAIVTKLNEILPEVPIISINIMDFEKASYVNKAMV; encoded by the coding sequence ATGCCACACTTTGTTATTGATTGCTCTGAAAATGTAATCCGTTTAAAATCTGCCGACGATATCATGCAGGAAATTTACCATACCGCTTTAGCCACTAATCTTTTCGTTCCAACTGATATTAAGGTTCGTATCCATCCTTTCAGCTATTATAATAATGGAAATTCTTCAGACGATTTTATTCACGTCTTTGCCTACATTCTGGAAGGCCGAAATACCGATCAGAAAGCAGGATTATCAAAAGCAATTGTCACTAAACTGAACGAGATACTTCCTGAAGTTCCTATTATTTCGATCAATATTATGGATTTTGAAAAAGCCAGTTACGTCAATAAAGCTATGGTTTAA